The following proteins are co-located in the Onychomys torridus unplaced genomic scaffold, mOncTor1.1, whole genome shotgun sequence genome:
- the LOC118575314 gene encoding smad nuclear interacting protein 1-like — protein MQAALRMKDKQERSWWRPHPTEDALATLEVKQEPLSPEPVDAPASSTSSRSPGKRKNKSSGRRSESPRTKRSRSSHYSSVRVKQEREDHARRGREHHQPRKPSERCQGRTGKRERDQHSSGSHQRRSWDERPVSGQGRDGDSQDLQAQEEERNFQNARRLRQEHRQQKEGAGGEAQEVIPRPAGNRSKEVPVKEKPSLELSGALLEDTNTFRGVVIKYNEPPEARIPKKRWRLYPFKNDDMLPVMYIHRQSAYLLSRDRLIADIPIDHPSCSKQHAVFQYRLVEHRRADGTAGRTVKPYIIDLGSSNGTFLNHARIEPQRYYELKEKDVLKFGFSSREYVLLHESSDTSEADRKEEEEEEMVSDS, from the coding sequence ATGCAAGCGGCTCTCAGGATGAAGGACAAGCAGGAGCGAAGCTGGTGGAGGCCACACCCCACAGAGGACGCGCTGGCGACCCTGGAGGTGAAGCAGGAGCCTCTGAGCCCTGAACCTGTCGACGCCCCAGCCTCCTCTACCTCGAGCCGGTCCCCaggcaaaaggaaaaacaagtccTCAGGGAGAAGAAGCGAGTCTCCACGGACCAAGAGAAGCCGGAGTTCCCACTACTCCTCGGTCAGAGTGAAGCAGGAACGTGAGGACCATGCACGGAGAGGTCGAGAGCATCACCAGCCCCGGAAGCCATCAGAACGGTGCCAGGGCagaactgggaagagagagcGAGACCAGCACTCCAGTGGTTCCCACCAAAGGAGGAGCTGGGATGAGAGGCCTGTCAGTGGGCAGGGTCGGGATGGAGACAGCCAGGATCTGCAggcccaggaagaagagaggaacttTCAGAATGCCAGGCGCCTCCGCCAGGAGCATCGCCAGCAGAAGGAAGGTGCTGGTGGTGAGGCTCAGGAGGTGATCCCTCGCCCTGCTGGTAACAGAAGCAAAGAGGTGCCTGTTAAAGAAAAACCAAGCCTTGAACTTTCTGGGGCACTTCTTGAGGACACCAATACCTTCCGGGGTGTGGTCATTAAGTACAACGAACCCCCAGAAGCCCGGATCCCCAAAAAACGGTGGCGTCTCTACCCCTTTAAAAATGACGACATGCTTCCGGTCATGTACATCCACAGGCAGAGTGCTTACCTTCTGAGTCGGGATCGCCTCATCGCCGACATTCCCATCGACCATCCCTCTTGCTCAAAGCAGCATGCAGTCTTCCAGTACCGGCTTGTGGAGCACAGGCGTGCCGACGGCACAGCTGGACGGACGGTGAAGCCCTACATCATTGACCTGGGCTCAAGCAATGGAACCTTCTTGAACCACGCGCGTATTGAGCCACAGAGATACTACGAACTGAAGGAAAAGGATGTCCTTAAATTTGGGTTCAGCAGCAGAGAATATGTCTTGCTCCATGAGTCTTCAGACACCTCTGaagcagacagaaaggaagaggaagaggaggaaatggtgTCTGACAGCTAG